One region of Gossypium raimondii isolate GPD5lz chromosome 6, ASM2569854v1, whole genome shotgun sequence genomic DNA includes:
- the LOC105772413 gene encoding transcription factor bHLH162 — protein sequence MEINNPNPSKMDRKFIERNRRIQMKALYSKLNSLVPHHTSREAISLPDQLDEATNYIKSLKANLERMKEMKDGLRGLVERANTSRSYGSKSPQIQIQEIGSSLAIALNTGFNSQFIFNETIRIVHEERVEVVNANFSVVDDDTVFHTIHLTIGEPSAAARISQRLNKFVHDVDASNKY from the exons ATGGAGATCAACAACCCTAATCCCTCAAAAATGGATAGGAAATTCATTGAGAGAAACAGGAGAATTCAAATGAAAGCTCTCTATTCTAAGCTCAATTCCCTCGTTCCACATCACACCTCTAGG GAAGCAATATCACTGCCTGATCAACTAGATGAAGCTACAAATTACATAAAAAGTTTAAAGGCAAACTTGGAGAGGATGAAGGAAATGAAAGACGGATTAAGGGGATTAGTGGAAAGGGCAAATACAAGTCGCAGCTATGGGTCAAAATCTCCTCAAATCCAGATTCAAGAAATTGGTTCTTCTTTGGCGATCGCCTTGAACACTGGCTTCAACAGTCAGTTCATTTTCAATGAAACCATTCGTATTGTTCATGAAGAAAGAGTCGAGGTTGTGAATGCCAATTTCTCTGTTGTCGATGATGATACTGTTTTCCACACTATTCATCTCACG ATTGGGGAGCCATCGGCAGCTGCCAGGATATCTCAAAGATTGAACAAGTTTGTCCACGATGTTGATGCATCCAATAAGTACTGA
- the LOC105773145 gene encoding eukaryotic translation initiation factor 3 subunit D, with translation MVGVFEVGAVPFNPDGWGPPDSTTATVPSTTTTLPPHVPFAPFSRSEKLGRIADFTRSFANANPSNRPSSGKPGAASSESPFDFSLDLDTFPLAYPEDDSSFRLVDAKPPTRPKFGPKWRFNQHRPQLPQRRDEEVEARKREAEKERARRDRLYNLNRSNQNQQRREAAIFKSSVDIQPEWNMLDQIPFSTFSKLSFSVPEPEDLLLCGALEYYDRSFDRITPKNERRLERFKNRNFFKVTTTDDPVIRRLANEDKATVFATDTILATLMCAPRSVYSWDIVIQRVGNKLFFDKRDGSQLDLLSVHETSQEPLPEAKDDINSAYSLSVEAAYINQNFSQQVLVRDGNKVSFDEPNPFANEGDEVASVAYRYRRWKLDNDMYLIARCEVQSVVEVNNQKSFLTLNALNEFDPKYSGVDWRQKLETQRGAVLATELKNNANKLAKWTAQSILASADLMKLGYVSRVHPRDHFNHVILGVVGYKPRDFAAQINLNTANMWGIVKSIVDLCMKLNEGKYVLVKDPSKPQVRIYEVPADAFENDYVEEPLPEEEQVQPPAEDTEAGEPNGTTNDVEAKETETQT, from the coding sequence ATGGTAGGAGTTTTCGAAGTAGGCGCCGTTCCGTTTAATCCTGACGGCTGGGGTCCGCCCGACTCCACCACCGCCACCGTGCCGTCCACCACCACCACTCTCCCTCCTCACGTTCCTTTCGCTCCCTTCTCCCGCTCTGAAAAACTCGGCCGAATCGCCGACTTCACCCGATCTTTTGCAAATGCCAACCCATCTAACCGCCCTTCTTCAGGGAAGCCTGGCGCAGCCTCCTCAGAGTCGCCCTTCGATTTCTCGCTCGACCTCGATACTTTCCCTCTTGCGTACCCCGAAGACGATTCTTCCTTCCGTTTAGTCGACGCAAAGCCGCCCACGCGGCCTAAATTTGGCCCCAAGTGGCGCTTCAACCAACACCGACCTCAACTTCCTCAACGGCGAGATGAAGAAGTTGAGGCCCGTAAAAGAGAAGCTGAAAAAGAACGAGCCCGACGTGACCGTCTTTATAATCTCAACCGATCGAACCAGAACCAGCAACGTCGTGAAGCTGCGATTTTCAAATCCTCCGTCGATATCCAACCAGAGTGGAACATGCTGGATCAAATCCCTTTCTCAACATTCTCCAAATTATCCTTTTCCGTTCCAGAACCTGAAGATTTACTTCTCTGCGGTGCTTTAGAGTATTACGATCGCTCCTTTGATCGAATTACCCCGAAGAACGAACGGAGACTCGAGAGGTTCAAGAACAGAAACTTCTTTAAAGTCACCACGACTGACGACCCGGTGATCCGAAGATTGGCAAATGAGGACAAAGCAACTGTTTTCGCCACTGATACGATTCTGGCAACGTTAATGTGTGCACCCAGGTCAGTTTATTCTTGGGACATTGTGATTCAACGTGTTGGGAATAAACTATTTTTCGACAAAAGAGATGGGTCACAGTTAGATTTGCTATCAGTCCACGAGACCTCTCAGGAGCCATTGCCTGAAGCTAAAGATGATATTAACTCTGCTTATTCATTGAGTGTTGAAGCAGCTTACATAAATCAGAATTTTTCACAGCAGGTTTTGGTTAGGGATGGGAATAAGGTTAGTTTTGATGAGCCGAACCCATTTGCCAATGAAGGTGATGAGGTGGCTTCTGTGGCATATAGGTATAGGAGGTGGAAACTTGATAATGATATGTATTTGATTGCACGGTGTGAGGTTCAGAGTGTTGTTGAAGTTAATAATCAAAAGTCTTTCCTCACTTTGAATGCGCTTAATGAGTTTGATCCCAAGTATTCTGGTGTTGATTGGAGGCAGAAGTTGGAAACACAAAGGGGGGCAGTCTTGGCTACCGAGTTGAAGAACAATGCGAATAAGTTGGCTAAATGGACTGCTCAATCAATATTAGCTAGTGCCGATTTGATGAAATTGGGTTATGTTTCGAGGGTTCATCCTAGGGATCATTTTAACCATGTGATATTGGGTGTTGTTGGTTATAAGCCAAGGGATTTTGCTGCACAAATTAATCTGAATACTGCTAATATGTGGGGGATTGTGAAGTCCATTGTGGATTTGTGTATGAAGTTGAATGAGGGGAAATATGTGCTTGTGAAGGATCCATCAAAGCCTCAAGTTAGGATTTATGAGGTCCCAGCTGATGCTTTTGAGAACGATTATGTGGAAGAACCATTGCCAGAAGAGGAGCAGGTTCAGCCACCTGCGGAGGATACTGAAGCTGGGGAGCCGAATGGCACTACAAATGATGTTGAGGCAAAAGAGACTGAGACACAAACTTAA